CGGTGTCGTACGCTTTTTTGGCCTCGGCTTCGGCCTCCTTTCTAATCGTGGACGCCTCCACCTGTGCCTTCCCGATGATGTCCTTGCTCTCGGCCTCGGCTTTATCAGAGATGTCCTTTACGACTCTGTCCAGTCCCATGGTAGGTTCACCTTTCAGAGCCGCTTATATGAACATCAGCAGGATAGCAATGACAAGTCCGAAAATGACGATTGTTTCCGGGATCACAGTAAATATCAGGGCCTGGCCGAACAGCGAGCGGTCCTCGGCGATCGCGCCGACGGCGGCCGCGCCGATGTCCTTCTCCGCCATACCGGAGCCGATACCTGCTAATCCTACAGCTAAACCTGCGCCTATTGCGACTAA
This portion of the Methanocella sp. genome encodes:
- a CDS encoding ATPase, translating into MPVDGLVAIGAGLAVGLAGIGSGMAEKDIGAAAVGAIAEDRSLFGQALIFTVIPETIVIFGLVIAILLMFI